A stretch of the Vigna radiata var. radiata cultivar VC1973A chromosome 9, Vradiata_ver6, whole genome shotgun sequence genome encodes the following:
- the LOC106773986 gene encoding uncharacterized protein LOC106773986 isoform X1, translating to MDPIVSATTESALNITTSVVKRQVGYFFNYKDKFKELKSYIEKLEHNKERLQHQVDSALRSGGEIEKDVQRCLTLMDDKIKEYKSYINDDCHAKTICSIGFFPNNFRLRYQLGRKATKMVEEIIGDELWKTFFDNVSYQEFPSIDAAFSNNGYESFASRTKTMKMIMKALQDSTVGMIGVYGPGGVGKTTLVKEIANKAREKNLFEIVIIANITGNPDXKKIQEQIAGMLGMKLEXESEIARVDRIRKRLKNEKENTLIILDDLWGGLDFNKLGIPCNDDASQQEVNDISDFGYNKIEIKELSKVDLDKMKKEKLSNDYRRGKILLTSRNKQVLCNEMDVQQRSIFSVGVLDEKESETLLKKVAGVKNSEFDRNATEIAKWSAGFPIALVSIGRTLKNKSLSTWEDVCQQIKRQNFTSEWGFTDFSIKLSYDHLKNEELKCIFLHCARMGNDALIMDLVKFCVGLDLLPEVYTITDARKRVKEIIQELEESSLLVKSYSNDRFNMHDIVRDVALSISSKEKQVLYKKNAILYEWPHENDFERYSAIFVHFCDINDKLPESIHCPRLEVLHIDNKNESFEIPDEFFKSMVRLRVLVLTGIHFSCLPSSIKCLKKLRMLCLERCTLGENLSIIGELKNLRILSFSGSNIENLPLEFGQLDKLQFLDISNCLKLRQITSNIIPRMGILEEFYIRDNLIIWEAEENMKSENASLSELRHLNQLQNLDIHIHCSSYFPQNLFFDRLNSYKIVIGEFNLSNLLKVGEFKVPDKYEEVKFLALNLKEGIDIHSEKWIKMLFKSVECLLLGELNDVQDIFYELNVEGFPNLKHLSIVNNFDINYIINPKERFHSLVAFPKLESIWLYKLDNLEIICNNQLVETSFRNLKVIKIQTCLKLVNLFLFSMVRLLTLLETIEVCDCDSLKEIVSKESQTNTISDDKIQFPQLRLLTLKYLPTFIYLYNVVDKIPGSSHSLQDQVFQQRNKDIVVDVEHMVTNSCLPLFNEKVSTPKLEWLELSSINIHKIWSDQCNHCFQNLLTLNVTDCSNLKYLLSFSMAESLVNLQSIFVSECAIMEDIFRPEDAEYIDVFPKLKKMEIICMDKLCTIWKSDIGLHSFSCLNTLMIRECHKLVTIFPNYMGQRLQSLQSLTVTDCKLVENIFDFANIPHTYDIIETNLGKIILEDLPNLVNVWKGYTGEILKYNNLQSIRVYESPKLKYLFPVSIANDLEKQEVLEVRNCGAMTEIIALDKHSSETFITFKFPHLNTLSLIDLHDLRSFYSGIHTLEWPPLKKLDIINCSMLEGLTSEITNSKEQPIVLATKKAIYNLEYMSVSLKEAEWLQKYIVNVHRMHKLEELTLYGLKNNEILFWFLHRLPNLKRLTLELCHLKRIWALKSLISREKIGGVVQLKELKLESMWSLEEIGFEHEVLLQRVERISIHHCTKLKNLVSSSVTFSYLTYLEVMNCKSMRSLMTCSAAKTLVQLTTLKVCSCPMIVEIVADNKVEKVREIEFKQLKSLELVSLQNLTSFSKVEKCDLKFPLLEKLVVSECPQMTKLSEVQSAPNLQKVHVEAGEKDKWYWEGDLNATLQTHFTNQVSFEYSKYINLVDYPEKKVPHDKFAFPDNFFGYLKKLEFDEACKRDTLIPSHVLPYLKNIEELNVEKCKSAQLIFDIDESEIQTYGMVFRLKNLTIKNLSNLKCVWKENLEGIVSFSNLQKVDVDGCGSLLTLFPLSVAKDLGKLKTVDIKECEKMIEIVGREDEREHGTTIMFEFPCLSYLNLDNMPLLSCFYPGKHHLECPLLEKLYVACCPKLKLFRSSFDDDSKKEVLEAPTNLLQQPLFSIQKVSPKPVGLTLNEENIKLMSDARLPQDLLCKLKFLILSFEDDNNGTDSLPFDFFHKLPNLESLTVQKCSGLKEIFPSQKLQVHDSILVGLKGLFLFELSELESIGLEHTWVQPYTEKLELLYLLLTPQVENIVSCAVSFINLKDLFVMFCEKMEYLFTSTTLKSLVKLETLLIGYCGSIKEIARNEEEDGCDEIIFGRLRSIKLEYLPRLISFYSGNATLQCPCLQNVMITECPNMITFSEGVIKLAMFSGIQTFEDSDFTFHDDLNTTVESLFHEKEFFNHSKHMILDEYLEITGAQHIKPDIADNFFGSFKELEFNAACKRAIVIPFHLLPYLKNLEKLNVHSSDAVNVIFDFDESEDKTKGIVSSLKELTLKNLSNLKCVWKENLEGIVSFPNLEKVTVTGCRSLVTLLSSSLAKSLEKLKTLHMARCEKLEEIVGEEDEREHGMTLTFEFPCLTILFLFDMPLLSCFYPGKHYLECPILDTLYVSYCPKLKLFTSDTDDSHKEEVIEAPISPLQQPLFLVEKVSPKLKKLALNEKNIMLLRDGCLLHDLLCKLSHLWFLFEDYKIENDTLPFDFFHKLPGLEYLLLQNCFGLKVIFPSQKLQVHNKVLAGLKQLSLLRLRELESIGLENEWVQSYSRKLEVLKLDTCPQVENIVSCSVSFINLTKLSVKLCEKMEYLFTFATLKSLVKLQTLSIKNCESIKEIVKKEDEDACDEIVFEQLRSIKLNSLPNLLSFYSGNATLKCLCLQSVMVAKCPNMITFSEGVINMPILSGIKTSKDSVVVFHDNLNTTIETLLHEQEFMEYSKRMILEDYLGMSGVHHRKPVVSDNFFGSFKKLEFDGACNRTILIPSHVLPYLKNLEELNVKNSDAMQIIFDIDESKVKTKGVVFGLKKLTLNKLSNLKHVWKENSTGIISFHNLQEVVVNGCGGLIRLFSSSLARNLWKLEELRIKECGKLVEIVEKEDGTENGTKIMFEFPCLTSLYLKNMPLLSCFYPGKHDLDCPLLEILLVCFCPKLKLFTSDFDENQKGAIEAQISPLQQPMFSVEKFSPKIKVLALNEENIMLFREVQFLQDILCNIVGLVLCFEDDNIEKDSLPFDFFHTLPNVFILAIKKCFGLKEIFPSQKLQVHDGGLAGLKELFLVDLKELELVGLEHPWVQPYSEKLQVLSLKRCPQLQKLVYCAVSFINLKKLRVKLCERMEYLFTFATVKSLVKLETLIINSCESIKEIIKHENEDGCAEMVFGRLKSIKLKSLPRLVRFYSGKATLQCSYLKIVMVVKCPSMKTFSEGVMKVPKFSGIQTSKDSDLIFHEDLNTTIKKLFHEEVEKSACDLEHLKFGDHPNLEVIWLGVVPIPRNDSFNNLQSLAVVECESLSNVIPFYLLRFLSNLKEIEVSNCQSVKAIFDVKGEGADMKPISLSLKKLILNQLPNLEHIWNLNPDEILSLEDLQQVSISNCQTLKSLFPTSVANHLIKLHVRACATLVEIFVEAETAFEGETKQFNFHCLTSITLWELPELKYLYPGKHTLEWPMLAHLDIYHCDKLKLFKIEHHSDEFSDTKDQLGISIHQQPAFSVKKVFPKLVQLSLKKEDAMAILQGQLQVMPSIEHQAITWKDTRIGQGQFGANVAYLLQNLKLLKLMCYHEDDKSNIFSSGLLEEIPNIENLEVVCSSFTEIFCSQGPTHDCSKVLSKLKRLHLKNLPQLNAIGLENSWVEPLLKTLETLEVFSCPAMKILVPSTVSFSNLTSLSVDECHGLLYLFTSSTAKRLGQLKHISIRDCQAIQEIVCKEEDHESEDEDITFDQLSLLSLQSLPNIVVIYSRTFKLKFPCLDQVIIKECPQMKYSYVPDLHEFKPQEQA from the exons ATGGATCCGATTGTCTCAGCAACTACTGAAAGTGCACTTAATATTACAACAAGTGTGGTCAAACGACAAGTGGgttacttttttaattacaaagacAAATTTAAAGAGTTGAAATCTTACATTGAGAAGTTGGAACATAATAAGGAGAGACTACAACATCAAGTTGATAGTGCACTAAGGAGTGGAGGTGAAATTGAAAAGGATGTTCAACGTTGTTTAACCCTCATGGATGataagataaaagaatataaaagttatattaatgaTGATTGTCATGCAAAGACAATTTGCTCAATTGGTTTCTTTCCAAATAATTTCCGACTAAGGTATCAGCTGGGTAGAAAAGCTACAAAGATGGTGGAGGAAATTATAGGAGATGAGCTTTGGAAaactttttttgacaatgtaTCGTACCAAGAATTTCCATCCATTGATGCTGCTTTTTCAAACAATGGTTATGAAAGCTTTGCATCAAGAACTAAAACTATGAAGATGATCATGAAAGCATTGCAAGACTCTACAGTTGGTATGATTGGAGTTTATGGGCCTGGTGGTGTGGGTAAGACCACTTTAGTCAAAGAAATTGCTAACAAAGCTCGAGAAAAGAATTTGTTCGAGATAGTCATCATAGCAAATATTACAGGAAATCCTGACNTCAAAAAAATTCAAGAGCAAATTGCTGGCATGCTAGGAATGAAATTGGAAGNNGAAAGTGAGATTGCAAGAGTAGATCGTATTCGAAAGAGGTTAAAGAATGAAAAGGAGAACACCCTTATTATCCTTGATGATCTTTGGGGTGGATTGGACTTTAATAAACTTGGGATTCCATGTAATGATGATGCAAGCCAACAAGAAGTCAATGACATATCTGATTTTGGTTATAATAAGATAGAAataaaagagttgtcaaaagtTGATTTGGATAAGATGAAAAAGGAGAAGTTGTCTAACGATTATAGAAGAGGCAAAATTCTTCTAACATCTAGAAATAAACAAGTATTATGTAATGAAATGGATGTGCAACAAAGGTCAATTTTTTCGGTAGGAGTCCTTGATGAAAAAGAATCAGAGACTTTGCTTAAGAAAGTTGCTGGTGTGAAAAATTCTGAGTTTGATAGGAATGCTACTGAAATTGCCAAATGGAGTGCTGGGTTTCCAATAGCCTTAGTTTCCATAGGAAGGACACTAAAGAATAAAAGCTTATCTACATGGGAAGATGTCTGTCaacaaattaaaagacaaaattttaCATCAGAATGGGGATTTACTGACTTCTCAATAAAGTTGAGCTATGATCATCTAAAAAATGAGGAGCTTAAGTGTATTTTCTTACATTGTGCAAGAATGGGAAATGATGCTTTGATTATGGACTTGGTGAAATTTTGTGTTGGTTTGGATTTGCTTCCAGAAGTCTACACAATTACAGATGCAAGGAAAAGAGTAAAGGAGATCATACAAGAGCTAGAAGAATCAAGTTTGTTGGTGAAAAGTTATTCTAATGACCGCTTCAATATGCATGACATTGTGCGAGACGTTGCTCTTTCAATATCATCCAAGGAAAAACAGGTGCTTTATAAGAAAAATGCAATACTTTATGAGTGGCCTCacgaaaatgactttgaaaggTACTCTGCCATTTTTGTACACTTTTGTGACATCAATGATAAGCTTCCTGAGAGTATACATTGTCCTCGACTTGAAGTCTTACACATTGACAataaaaatgaatcttttgaaataccagatgaattttttaaatctatggTTCGACTCAGAGTGTTGGTACTGACTGGTATTCATTTCTCTTGCTTACCTTCATCAATTAAATGcctaaaaaaattgagaatgctTTGCTTGGAGCGATGCACTTTAGGAGAGAACCTATCAATCATTGGTGAGTTAAAGAATTTGAGAATCCTCTCTTTTTCAGGATCTAATATAGAAAATTTGCCTCTTGAATTTGGGCAATTAGATAAGCTTCAATTTCTTGACATAAGCAATTGCTTAAAACTAAGACAAATAACTTCCAATATCATACCGAGGATGGGCATTTTAGAGGAGTTTTATATCAGAGACAACTTGATTATATGGGAGGCTGAAGAGAATATGAAAAGTGAAAATGCTAGTCTCTCTGAGTTGAGGCACTTGAATCAGTTACAAAATCTAGACATACACATCCATTGTTCTTCCTATTTTCCCCAGAATTTGTTTTTTGACAGGTTGAATAGTTACAAGATTGTCATTGGTGAATTCAACTTGTCTAACTTGCTTAAAGTGGGAGAATTCAAAGTCCCAGACAAGTATGAGGAGGTGAAATTTTTGGCATTAAACCTAAAAGAAGGTATTGATATTCATTCGGAAAAATGGattaaaatgttgttcaaaagtGTTGAATGTTTGTTGTTGGGAGAACTCAATGATGTTCAAGATATTTTCTATGAATTAAATGTTGAAGGATTTCCAAATCTGAAACATTTATCCATTGTAAACAATTTTGACATTAACTATATTATCAATCCAAAGGAGCGGTTTCACTCATTAGTGGCTTTTCCCAAATTAGAGTCCATATGGCTTTACAAATTGGATAATTTGGAAATAATATGTAACAATCAGCTAGTAGAGACCTCTTTCCGCAATTTAAAGGTCATCAAGATTCAAACATGCCTTAAATTGGTAAACCTTTTCCTATTTTCTATGGTTAGACTCCTCACTCTGCTTGAAACAATTGAAGTGTGTGACTGTGATTCTTTGAAAGAGATAGTTTCAAAAGAAAGTCAAACTAATACTATCAGCGATGATAAGATTCAGTTTCCCCAGTTACGACTTTTAACATTGAAGTATCTaccaacatttatttatttatataatgttgTTGATAAGATTCCTGGTAGTTCACACTCGTTGCAAGACCAAGTATTCCAACAAAGGAACAAAGatattgttgttgatgttgagCACATGGTTACCAATTCTTGTCTTCCACTCTTCAATGAAAAG GTCTCAACTCCCAAATTAGAATGGTTGGAGTTATCCTCCATCAACATCCATAAGATATGGAGTGACCAATGTAAccattgttttcaaaatttgctcACATTGAATGTGACAGACTgcagtaatttaaaatatttactatcaTTCTCTATGGCTGAAAGTTTGGTGAATCTTCAAAGCATTTTTGTAAGTGAATGTGCAATAATGGAGGATATATTTCGTCCAGAAGATGCAGAG tatattgatgtttttcccaagttgaagaaaatggagattaTCTGCATGGACAAACTCTGTACCATTTGGAAATCTGATATCGGTTTACATTCCTTTAGCTGTTTGAACACTTTGATGATAAGAGAGTGCCATAAACTTGTTacaatttttcctaattatatgGGGCAAAGGTTGCAAAGCCTTCAAAGCTTGACAGTTACAGATTGCAAATTGGTTGAAAACATTTTTGATTTTGCAAATATTCCGCACACTTATGATATTATTGAAACAAATTTgggtaaaataattctagaagACTTGCCAAATTTGGTGAACGTATGGAAGGGTTACACCGGTGAAATactcaaatataataatttgcaAAGCATAAGAGTTTATGAGAGTCCTAAATTGAAATATCTATTTCCAGTTTCTATTGCTAATGACCTAGAAAAACAAGAAGTCCTTGAGGTACGGAATTGTGGGGCAATGACAGAGATTATTGCTTTGGACAAACATTCAAGTGAAACTTTTATCACCTTTAAATTTCCTCATCTAAATACTCTATCATTAATAGACTTGCATGACTTGAGGAGTTTCTATTCAGGAATTCATACTTTAGAGTGGCCACCATTAAAGAAATTGGATATAATCAACTGTAGCATGCTCGAAGGATTGACTTCAGAAATCACAAATTCAAAAGAGCAACCAATTGTTTTAGCTACAAAAAAG gcAATATATAACTTGGAATACATGTCGGTGAGCTTAAAGGAAGCAGAGTGGTTGCAAAAATACATTGTTAATGTTCACAGAATGCACAAACTAGAAGAACTTACTTTGTATGGGTTGAAGAATAATGAAATTCTCTTTTGGTTTCTTCATAGACTTCCCAATTTGAAAAGGTTAACATTGGAACTTTGTCACTTGAAAAGGATTTGGGCTCTTAAAAGTCTTATTTCACGTGAAAAAATTGGTGGTGTTGTGCAACTTAAAGAGCTGAAACTAGAAAGCATGTGGTCTCTAGAGGAGATTGGCTTTGAGCATGAGGTGCTTCTTCAAAGGGTGGAACGCATAAGCATTCATCATTGTACAAAACTGAAAAATTTAGTGTCATCTTCTGTGACTTTTAGTTACTTAACATATTTAGAAGTGATGAATTGTAAATCAATGAGGAGTTTAATGACATGCTCAGCTGCTAAAACTTTGGTTCAACTCACAACGTTGAAGGTATGCTCCTGCCCAATGATTGTGGAAATCGTTGCAGATAATAAAGTGGAAAAAGTACGAGAGATtgaatttaaacaattaaaatcattaGAATTGGTGTCTCTACAAAATCTCACAAGTTTCTCTAAGGTTGAGAAGTGCGACTTAAAATTCCCACTACTAGAAAAATTAGTAGTAAGTGAATGCCCTCAAATGACAAAATTATCTGAAGTCCAAAGTGCTCCAAACCTACAAAAAGTACATGTTGAAGCAGGAGAAAAAGACAAATGGTATTGGGAAGGTGATTTGAATGCCACTCTACAAACACATTTCACAAACCAG GTTTCTTTTGAATATTCAAAGTATATAAATCTTGTTGATTATCCCGAGAAGAAAGTTCCACATGACAAATTTGCTTTTCCGGACAATTTCTTTGGTTATTTGAAGAAATTGGAATTTGATGAAGCATGTAAAAGAGATACTTTGATTCCCTCTCATGTACTGCCTTACTTGAAGAACATAGAAGAATTGAATGTGGAGAAATGCAAATCAGCACAACTAATATTTGACATAGATGAGAGTGAAATCCAGACGTATGGAATGGTGTTTCGTTTGAAAAACCTTACTATAAAAAACttgtcaaatttaaaatgtgtCTGGAAGGAAAATCTCGAAGGAATTGTCAGCTTTTCCAATTTGCAAAAAGTGGATGTTGATGGTTGTGGAAGCTTATTAACATTGTTCCCTTTATCAGTTGCCAAAGATCTTGGGAAGTTGAAGACAGTTGATATAAAGGAGTGTGAGAAAATGATAGAAATAGTTGGAAGGGAAGATGAAAGAGAACATGGAACGACAATAATGTTTGAATTCCCTTGTTTGTCATATCTAAATCTTGACAACATGCCACTGTTGAGTTGCTTTTACCCTGGAAAGCATCATCTAGAATGTCCCTTGTTAGAAAAGTTATATGTGGCATGCTGTCCTAAGCTGAAGCTATTCAGATCAAGCTTTGATGATGATAGTAAAAAAGAAGTTTTAGAGGCTCCAACTAACTTGTTACAACAACCTTTGTTCTCTATTCAAAAG GTTTCTCCCAAACCGGTGGGATTGACACTCAATGAGGAAAACATTAAGCTAATGAGTGATGCACGTTTGCCACAAGACCTtctttgtaaattaaaatttcttatacTATCCTTTGAGGATGATAATAATGGGACAGATAGTTTgccttttgatttctttcaCAAGCTACCCAATTTAGAATCTCTTACAGTACAGAAATGCTCTGGTCTAAAGGAGATATTTCCCTCTCAAAAGCTTCAAGTTCACGACAGCATACTTGTTGGATTGAAAGGATTATTTTTGTTCGAATTAAGTGAGTTAGAGTCTATAGGTTTAGAGCACACGTGGGTACAACCATACACTGAAAAACTTGAACTACTATACCTTCTTCTCACTCCTCAAGTAGAAAACATAGTTTCTTGTGCAGTGTCATTCATCAATCTTAAAGATTTATTTGTGATGTTCTGCGAAAAGATGGAGTATTTATTCACGTCTACAACACTCAAAAGTTTAGTGAAACTTGAGACTCTATTAATAGGATATTGTGGATCAATCAAAGAAATTGCAAgaaatgaagaggaagatggtTGTGATGAGATAATATTTGGACGACTCAGATCAATTAAGCTAGAATACTTACCACGGCTGATAAGCTTTTATTCAGGAAATGCAACCTTGCAATGCCCATGTTTACAAAATGTGATGATAACTGAATGTCCTAATATGATAACTTTCTCTGAAGGAGTCATAAAACTAGCAATGTTTTCGGGGATCCAAACATTTGAAGATTCTGATTTCACTTTCCACGACGATCTCAACACAACTGTCGAAAGTTTATTTCATGAAAAG GAATTTTTCAACCATTCAAAGCACATGATTCTTGATGAATATCTTGAGATAACGGGAGCTCAGCACATAAAACCTGATATTGCAGACAATTTCTTTGGTAGTTTCAAGGAATTGGAATTTAATGCAGCATGCAAAAGAGCTATCGTAATTCCATTTCATCTACTCCCTTACTTGAAGAACTTAGAAAAGTTGAATGTGCATAGTTCTGATGCAGTCAACGTAATATTTGACTTTGATGAGAGTGAGGACAAGACAAAGGGAATAGTCTCTAGTTTGAAAGaactaactttaaaaaactTGTCAAATTTGAAATGTGTATGGAAGGAAAATCTCGAAGGAATTGTTAGCTTTCCCAATTTGGAAAAAGTGACTGTCACTGGTTGTAGAAGCTTGGTAACACTTTTGTCTTCATCCCTTGCCAAAAGTCTTGAAAAGCTTAAGACACTTCACATGGCGAGGTGTGAAAAATTGGAAGAAATAGTTGGAGAGGAAGATGAAAGGGAACATGGAATGACATTAACGTTTGAATTTCCTTGCTTGACCATCTTATTTCTTTTCGATATGCCACTGTTGAGTTGCTTTTATCCTGGAAAACATTATCTGGAATGCCCCATATTAGATACATTATATGTGTCCTATTGTCCTAAGTTAAAGCTATTCACATCTGATACTGATGACAGTCATAAAGAAGAAGTTATAGAGGCTCCAATTAGCCCGCTACAACAACCTTTGTTCTTGGTGGAAAAG GTTTCTCCAAAACTGAAAAAATTAGCACTTAATGAGAAAAACATCATGTTGTTGAGAGATGGATGTTTGCTGCATGATCTTCTTTGCAAGCTAAGTCATCTTTGGTTTCTCTTTGAGGATTATAAAATTGAGAATGATACTCTgccttttgatttctttcaCAAGCTACCTGGTTTAGAATATCTTCTTTTGCAAAATTGTTTTGGTCTGAAGGTGATATTTCCCTCACAAAAGCTTCAAGTTCACAACAAAGTACTTGCTGGATTGAAACAATTAAGTTTGCTGAGACTACGTGAGTTAGAGTCCATAGGTTTGGAGAACGAGTGGGTACAATCATACTCTAGAAAGCTTGAAGTACTAAAGCTTGACACTTGCCCTCAAGTAGAAAACATAGTTTCTTGTTCAGTGTCATTCATCAATCTTACAAAGTTATCTGTGAAGCTCTGTGAAAAGATGGAATATTTATTCACATTTGCAACACTCAAAAGTTTGGTGAAACTTCAGACTCTAAGCATAAAGAATTgtgaatcaataaaagaaattgtaaaaaagGAGGATGAAGATGCTTGTGATGAGATAGTGTTTGAACAGCTCAGATCAATTAAGCTAAATTCCTTACCAAACCTATTAAGCTTTTATTCAGGAAATGCCACTTTGAAATGCTTGTGTTTGCAGAGTGTTATGGTAGCTAAATGTCCCAATATGATAACTTTCTCTGAAGGAGTAATAAATATGCCAATACTTTCGGGGATTAAAACATCGAAAGATTCTGTTGTAGTATTCCACGACAATCTCAACACAACAATCGAGACGTTGCTTCATGAACAG GAATTTATGGAATATTCAAAGCGTATGATTCTTGAAGATTATCTTGGGATGTCTGGAGTTCACCACAGAAAACCTGTTGTTTCAGACAATTTTTTTGGTagtttcaagaaattggaattTGATGGAGCATGCAATAGAACTATTTTAATTCCATCTCATGTACTTCCTTACTTGAAGAACTTAGAAGAATTGAATGTGAAAAACTCCGATGCAATGCAAATAATATTCGACATTGACGAGAGTAAGGTCAAGACGAAGGGAGTAGTTTTTGGTTTGAAAAAACTTACTTTAAACAAGTTGTCAAATTTGAAACATGTATGGAAGGAAAATTCCACAGGAATTATCAGCTTTCATAATTTGCAAGAAGTGGTTGTTAATGGTTGTGGAGGTTTGATAAGATTGTTCTCTTCGTCCCTAGCAAGAAATCTCTGGAAGCTTGAGGAACTTCGCATAAAAGAGTGTGGAAAACTGGTAGAAATAGTTGAAAAGGAAGATGGAACGGAAAATGGAACCAAAATAATGTTTGAATTCCCTTGTTTGACGTCGCTATATCTCAAAAACATGCCACTCTTGAGTTGCTTTTATCCTGGAAAGCATGATCTGGATTGTCCGTTATTAGAAATCTTACTTGTCTGTTTTTGTCCTAAATTGAAGCTATTCACATCAGACTTTGATGAAAATCAGAAAGGAGCTATAGAGGCTCAAATTAGCCCACTGCAACAACCTATGTTTTCAGTTGAAAAG TTTTCTCCCAAAATAAAGGTTTTGGCACTCAATGAAGAAAACATTATGTTATTTAGAGAAGTACAGTTTCTACAAGACATTCTTTGCAATATAGTTggtcttgtgttgtgttttgagGATGATAACATTGAGAAAGATAGTTTGCCTTTTGACTTCTTTCACACGCTACCCAATGTATTCATTCTTGCAATTAAAAAATGCTTTGGTTTGAAGGAGATATTTCCCTCTCAAAAACTTCAAGTTCACGATGGAGGACTTGCGGGATTGAAAGAATTATTCTTGGTAGATCTAAAAGAGTTAGAGTTGGTGGGCTTAGAACACCCTTGGGTACAACCGTACTCTGAAAAGCTTCAAGTATTAAGCCTTAAGAGGTGCCCTCAGTtacaaaaattagtttattgtGCAGTGTCTTTCATCAATCTTAAAAAACTGCGTGTGAAACTCTGTGAAAGGATGGAATATTTATTCACATTTGCAACAGTCAAAAGTTTGGTGAAACTTGAGACCCTAATCATAAATAGTTGTGAATCAatcaaagaaattattaaacatgAAAACGAAGATGGTTGTGCTGAGATGGTATTTGGACGACTCAAATCAATCAAGTTGAAATCATTGCCAAGACTTGTAAGGTTTTATTCAGGGAAGGCCACTCTGCAATGCTCATATTTAAAAATCGTCATGGTAGTTAAATGTCCCAGTATGAAAACTTTTTCTGAAGGAGTCATGAAAGTGCCAAAGTTTTCAGGAATTCAAACATCTAAGGATTCTGATTTAATCTTCCATGAAGATCTCAATACAACTATCAAGAAATTGTTTCATGAAGAG GTGGAAAAATCCGCTTGCGATTTAGAGCATTTGAAATTTGGTGATCACCCTAACCTGGAAGTGATTTGGCTTGGTGTAGTTCCAATCCCAAGAAACGATTCTTTCAACAATTTGCAATCTCTAGCTGTCGTTGAATGTGAATCTCTCTCCAATGTCATTCCTTTCTATTTACTACGCTTTCTTTCTAACCTCAAAGAGATTGAGGTAAGCAACTGTCAATCTGTGAAGGCAATATTTGATGTGAAAGGTGAAGGAGCAGATATGAAACCGATTTCTCTTTCTTTGAAGAAACTCATTCTAAATCAGTTGCCAAATCTGGAGCACATCTGGAATCTGAATCCCGATGAAATTCTGAGCCTTGAAGACTTGCAACAAGTGTCAATTTCTAACTGTCAAACCCTTAAAAGTTTGTTTCCAACATCAGTGGCCAATCATCTTATTAAGCTTCATGTGAGAGCTTGTGCAACATTGGTGGAAATTTTTGTAGAGGCTGAAACAGCCTTTGAAGGAGAAACTAAACAGTTCAATTTCCATTGTCTGACCTCAATAACACTCTGGGAATTGCCAGAGCTCAAGTATTTGTACCCTGGAAAACACACTCTGGAATGGCCAATGCTAGCACATCTAGATATATATCATTGTGAtaagttgaaattgtttaaaattgagCATCATAGTGATGAATTTTCAGATACAAAGGATCAACTCGGTATTTCAATACATCAGCAACCTGCTTTCTCAGTTAAAAAG GTTTTTCCAAAGTTGGTGCAATTATCACTCAAAAAGGAAGACGCCATGGCAATTTTGCAAGGACAGCTCCAG GTTATGCCAAGCATTGAACACCAAGCAATCACTTGGAAGGACACTAGGATTGGACAAGGACAATTTGGTGCAAATGTTGCCTACCTCctgcaaaatttaaaacttctcAAATTAATGTGCTATCATGAAGATGATAAGTCAAATATATTCTCTAGTGGATTACTTGAAGAGATACCCAACATTGAAAATCTTGAAGTGGTTTGCAGTTCCTTCACTGAAATATTCTGCTCTCAAGGACCTACCCATGATTGTAGCAAAGTACTTTCAAAGCTGAAAAGATTACATCTGAAGAATCTCCCACAACTTAATGCCATCGGATTAGAGAACTCATGGGTAGAACCCTTACTTAAAACACTAGAAACATTGGAAGTGTTTTCATGCCCTGCCATGAAAATTTTGGTGCCATCCACCgtgtctttttcaaatcttacCTCTTTGAGTGTTGATGAATGCCAtggattgttatatctgttcaCATCCTCAACAGCCAAAAGACTAGGTCAACTGAAGCACATTTCCATACGGGATTGCCAAGCAATACAGGAAATAGTGTGCAAAGAGGAAGATCATGAATCAGAAGATGAAGATATAACATTTGACCAGCTCAGCCTTTTGTCTCTTCAATCTTTACCAAACATCGTAGTAATTTACTCAAGAACTTTCAAGTTAAAGTTCCCATGCTTGGATCAAGTGATTATAAAGGAATGCCCTCAAATGAAATACTCTTATGTACCTGATTTGCATGAATTCAAACCTCAGGAGCAAGCTTAA